In one Staphylococcus lutrae genomic region, the following are encoded:
- the polX gene encoding DNA polymerase/3'-5' exonuclease PolX, with amino-acid sequence MTKKDVIRLLEEIATYLELKGENAFKVSAYRKAVQSLEADERTMDQISDVTELKNIGKGVGEVIHTFLTTGESPTLNALKEEVPSGLIPLLKIKGLGSKRIAKLYKALNITDKASFQKACENHEVSALDGFGRKTEEKYLEAVQALGAKKEAYPIDTMRRLNALISSHLQSFEGIERFEVAGSFRRMKEMSKDLDYIISTNVPLKVQEQLLALPEKVEEVAVGETKVSLELAFDDETIGVDFRLIEPRAFYHTLQHFTGSKNHNIKIRQMAKKKQEKVSEYGIEQSNGQLLQLNSEAEIYEHFGVKWIEPSMREDGSEFDKDLSAIITLDDINGDLHMHTTASDGAYSLEEMIEANIQKGYQFMCITDHSRSLKVANGLAVERLLQQNEEIKRLNQLYSEIDIYSGTEMDILPDGRLDYDDDVLAQLDYVIAAIHQSFNQSEETMMQRLENACRNPYVRHIAHPTGRIIGRRDGYQVNIEQLIALCRETGTVLEINANPMRLDLSADVLRQNPDLMVTINTDAHHVNHLNFMNYGIATAQKGFVKKAQVVNAMTRDAFKQFITQPKSVE; translated from the coding sequence ATGACTAAAAAAGATGTTATTCGGTTATTAGAAGAAATCGCAACTTATTTAGAACTAAAAGGAGAAAATGCGTTCAAGGTTTCTGCTTATCGAAAAGCTGTGCAAAGTTTAGAAGCGGATGAAAGAACAATGGACCAGATTTCAGATGTGACGGAACTTAAAAATATTGGTAAAGGTGTTGGAGAAGTCATCCATACATTTTTAACAACAGGTGAATCTCCTACCCTCAACGCGTTGAAAGAAGAAGTACCGAGTGGTTTAATTCCTTTGTTAAAAATTAAAGGTTTAGGAAGTAAACGAATCGCAAAACTTTATAAAGCATTAAATATCACGGATAAAGCATCATTTCAAAAAGCATGTGAAAATCATGAAGTCAGTGCTTTAGACGGTTTTGGACGGAAAACAGAAGAAAAGTATCTAGAAGCTGTGCAAGCATTAGGTGCGAAAAAAGAGGCTTACCCCATTGATACAATGAGAAGACTCAATGCGTTAATCTCATCCCACTTGCAATCATTTGAGGGCATTGAAAGATTTGAAGTGGCAGGAAGTTTTCGTCGAATGAAAGAAATGAGTAAAGATTTGGATTATATCATTAGTACGAATGTGCCGCTTAAAGTTCAGGAGCAACTATTGGCACTTCCTGAAAAAGTGGAGGAAGTGGCAGTGGGTGAAACAAAAGTGTCGTTGGAGTTGGCTTTTGACGACGAAACAATTGGCGTCGATTTTCGACTTATTGAGCCACGTGCTTTTTACCACACATTACAACATTTTACAGGTTCTAAAAATCATAATATTAAAATACGTCAAATGGCGAAGAAAAAACAAGAAAAAGTAAGTGAATATGGGATTGAACAGTCCAATGGTCAACTTTTACAATTGAATAGTGAAGCGGAGATTTATGAACATTTTGGTGTAAAATGGATTGAACCGAGTATGCGTGAAGACGGTTCAGAATTTGACAAAGATTTATCCGCTATAATCACGTTGGATGATATTAACGGGGATTTGCATATGCATACGACTGCGAGTGATGGCGCCTATTCATTAGAGGAAATGATTGAAGCCAATATTCAAAAAGGCTACCAATTCATGTGTATTACAGATCATTCCAGAAGTTTGAAAGTGGCGAATGGACTGGCTGTTGAACGATTATTACAACAAAATGAAGAAATTAAAAGATTAAATCAATTATATTCAGAAATTGACATTTATTCCGGTACAGAAATGGATATATTACCAGATGGTCGCCTTGATTACGATGATGATGTGTTGGCGCAACTTGATTATGTCATTGCGGCAATTCATCAAAGCTTTAACCAGTCTGAGGAAACGATGATGCAACGCCTTGAAAATGCATGTCGAAACCCATATGTCCGTCACATTGCACATCCTACGGGCCGAATTATCGGACGACGTGATGGTTATCAAGTGAATATCGAGCAACTGATTGCTTTATGCCGAGAAACGGGAACAGTACTAGAAATAAATGCGAATCCAATGCGATTGGATTTAAGTGCTGACGTCTTACGCCAAAATCCTGACTTAATGGTCACAATCAATACGGATGCCCATCATGTCAATCATTTAAATTTTATGAATTATGGTATAGCGACCGCTCAAAAAGGCTTTGTTAAAAAAGCACAAGTTGTCAATGCGATGACTCGCGATGCATTTAAACAATTCATTACGCAACCCAAATCAGTTGAATAG
- a CDS encoding endonuclease MutS2 has product MKQKTLEILEFNKVKSLIEQEVISDLAIEKVRNLVPSSDFDTVVFQMNEVDEIARIYNQYRLPSMSGLSRIQPYVQRAQIGGTLNVQELNAIKMLIQVQNQFKTFYNQLIEDEQTVNYEILDAQMQQLPILTHLYQEIHQKCDAQNLYDNASLELQSIRSRISKTNQRVRAQLDRIIKSTSNQKKLSDAIVTVRNERNVIPVKAEYRQDFSGIVHDQSSSGQTLYIEPSAVVELNNQISRLRSEEAMEVQRILVALTAEVAKEAEACLISEDIMGHTDFLIGKARYAAKIKGTKPTFTEHRSVYLPKAFHPLLERETVVANTIEFESTIQTVIITGPNTGGKTVTLKTLGLIVLMAQAGLLIPTLDGSRLSVFDQVFCDIGDEQSIEQSLSTFSSHMKTIVNILDEANHKSLILFDELGAGTDPSEGAALAMSILDAVREKGALVMATTHYPELKIYSYNRAGVMNASVEFDVDTLSPTYKLLMGVPGRSNAFEISKRLGLSLKIINHAKTMIGQDEREINEMIASLEQNAKRVDDQRIELDRLVREASQIHLDLSRAYAQYQSMEARLIEEAKEKANQRVKAAMVEADDILNTLRDMRDQKGAEVKEHELIDQRKRLEAQYEAKSIKQNVQKQKWDEIKAGDEVKVLSYGQKGEVLEILNQDEAVVQMGIIKMKLPLNDLEKKEKTKAQPKKFVTRTNRSTVKMELDLRGFRYDEAMLALDQYLDQAVLSNYEDVYIIHGKGTGALQKVVQQHLKRHKSVADFRTGLPSEGGFGVTVATLK; this is encoded by the coding sequence ATGAAACAAAAAACATTAGAAATATTGGAATTTAATAAAGTGAAGTCATTGATTGAACAAGAAGTCATCAGTGATTTAGCGATTGAAAAAGTGAGGAATTTAGTGCCGTCTTCAGATTTTGACACAGTTGTATTTCAAATGAATGAAGTCGATGAAATCGCGCGAATTTACAATCAATATCGTTTGCCGAGTATGAGTGGATTATCACGAATACAACCCTATGTTCAACGGGCACAAATTGGCGGGACACTTAACGTACAAGAACTGAATGCCATTAAAATGTTGATTCAAGTACAAAATCAATTTAAAACGTTTTATAATCAATTGATTGAAGATGAGCAAACCGTCAATTATGAAATTTTGGACGCACAAATGCAACAATTACCGATACTGACCCATTTATACCAAGAAATCCATCAAAAATGTGATGCACAAAATTTATACGACAATGCAAGTTTGGAATTGCAGTCGATTCGGAGTCGTATTTCCAAAACGAATCAACGTGTCCGTGCGCAATTAGATCGTATCATTAAATCGACGAGCAATCAGAAAAAATTATCAGATGCCATCGTCACAGTGAGAAACGAACGGAATGTTATTCCGGTTAAAGCAGAATATCGTCAAGATTTTAGTGGGATTGTACATGACCAATCGTCATCGGGACAGACATTATATATCGAGCCTTCAGCTGTCGTTGAATTGAATAATCAAATCAGTCGATTGCGAAGTGAAGAGGCGATGGAAGTGCAACGTATTTTAGTTGCATTAACAGCTGAAGTCGCTAAGGAAGCAGAGGCCTGTCTCATTTCTGAGGATATTATGGGACATACTGATTTTCTCATTGGGAAGGCACGTTATGCGGCTAAAATTAAAGGGACAAAACCCACTTTTACTGAACATCGGAGTGTGTATTTACCGAAAGCATTTCATCCATTATTAGAACGTGAAACAGTCGTAGCCAATACGATTGAATTTGAGTCTACGATTCAAACGGTAATCATCACAGGGCCGAATACAGGAGGGAAGACGGTCACATTAAAAACTTTAGGGCTTATTGTTTTAATGGCACAGGCCGGTTTGTTGATTCCTACATTGGACGGCAGTCGATTAAGTGTATTTGATCAAGTGTTTTGTGATATTGGGGATGAGCAATCGATTGAGCAATCTTTGTCCACCTTTTCTTCACATATGAAAACCATTGTAAATATATTAGACGAAGCGAATCATAAAAGTTTGATTTTGTTTGATGAGTTAGGTGCAGGTACCGATCCGAGTGAAGGCGCAGCACTAGCGATGAGTATTCTAGATGCTGTGCGAGAAAAAGGTGCGTTAGTGATGGCAACAACGCATTATCCAGAGTTGAAAATTTATAGTTACAATCGTGCCGGCGTGATGAATGCAAGTGTGGAGTTCGATGTCGATACTTTAAGTCCAACTTATAAATTGTTAATGGGTGTCCCTGGTCGTTCGAATGCATTTGAAATCTCAAAACGATTAGGATTAAGTTTGAAAATTATTAATCATGCTAAAACAATGATCGGTCAAGATGAGCGAGAAATTAATGAAATGATTGCATCACTAGAACAGAATGCGAAACGTGTTGACGATCAACGCATTGAACTGGATCGCCTTGTGAGAGAAGCTTCACAAATTCATTTAGATTTGTCGCGCGCATATGCGCAATATCAAAGTATGGAAGCACGTTTGATCGAAGAAGCTAAAGAGAAAGCCAATCAACGTGTCAAAGCGGCTATGGTTGAAGCGGATGACATTTTGAACACTTTAAGAGATATGCGTGATCAAAAAGGTGCAGAAGTAAAAGAACATGAGCTGATTGATCAACGTAAGCGTTTAGAAGCACAATATGAAGCGAAATCAATCAAACAAAATGTACAAAAACAAAAATGGGATGAAATTAAAGCAGGCGATGAGGTGAAAGTCCTTTCTTATGGTCAGAAAGGGGAAGTGTTGGAAATTTTGAATCAAGATGAAGCGGTTGTACAAATGGGAATCATCAAAATGAAACTGCCGTTAAATGATCTTGAGAAAAAGGAAAAAACGAAAGCGCAACCGAAAAAATTTGTGACGCGGACGAATCGTTCAACAGTTAAAATGGAGCTTGATTTAAGAGGGTTTCGATATGATGAAGCAATGCTCGCATTAGATCAATATCTAGATCAAGCAGTGCTTAGCAACTATGAAGATGTCTATATTATTCATGGTAAAGGCACAGGCGCATTGCAAAAAGTTGTGCAACAGCATTTAAAACGTCATAAAAGTGTTGCTGATTTTAGGACAGGTTTACCAAGCGAGGGTGGCTTTGGTGTCACTGTTGCAACCTTGAAATAA
- the trxA gene encoding thioredoxin has product MALKEVKDSNFNEEIQSGVKLVDFWATWCGPCKMIAPVLEDLAQDYDGKADILKLDVDQNQATAAKFEVMSIPTLIVFKDGEPVDKVVGFQPKETLAQVLDKHI; this is encoded by the coding sequence ATGGCATTAAAAGAAGTAAAAGATTCTAATTTTAACGAAGAAATTCAATCAGGTGTTAAATTAGTAGACTTTTGGGCAACTTGGTGTGGCCCTTGTAAAATGATTGCACCTGTTTTAGAAGATTTAGCACAAGATTATGATGGTAAAGCGGACATCTTAAAATTAGATGTAGACCAAAACCAAGCAACAGCTGCAAAATTTGAGGTAATGAGTATTCCGACTTTAATCGTATTCAAAGATGGGGAGCCTGTTGATAAAGTAGTAGGATTCCAACCTAAAGAAACTTTAGCGCAAGTATTAGATAAACACATTTAA
- the uvrC gene encoding excinuclease ABC subunit UvrC, producing the protein MEETQARIKQKLSVVPVEPGCYLMKDRHNQVIYVGKAKKIRNRVRSYFTGAHDTKTTRLVSEIVDFEYIVTTSEIESLLLELNLIKKYQPRYNILLKDDKSYPFIKITKERYPKLIVTRTVRKGSGKYFGPYPNAYSAHETKKLLDRIYPFRKCDKMPDRLCLYYHIGQCLGPCVYPVDTSEYTRMAKEISEFLSGEDKTILNHLEEKMVTASENLEFEQAKEYRDLIQHVNNLTKKQKIMSADQTIRDVFGYHVYKGWMCIQVFFIRQGNLIEREATMFPLQQTAEEEFYTFIGQFYQLNQHFLPKEVHVPTSLDVEMIHSVVDTKIVTPQRGQKKQLVDMANKNARISLENKFELIARDESRTIHAIEQLGDAMGIQTPIRIEAFDNSNIQGVDPVSAMVSFVDGKPDKKGYRKYKIKTVQGPNDYQSMQEAVRRRYTRVLNEGLPLPDLIIVDGGKGHMSSVADVLENELGLDVPIAGLVKNEKHQTSELLYGESAQVIPLKKNSQAFYLLQRIQDEVHRFAITFHRQTRQKTGLHSILDEIEGIGPKRKTKLLRTFGSIKKMREASIEAFQAAGLPQKTAKVLFETLQEEK; encoded by the coding sequence ATGGAGGAGACCCAAGCACGAATTAAACAAAAACTTTCAGTGGTGCCAGTTGAGCCGGGATGTTATCTAATGAAGGATCGCCATAATCAAGTGATTTATGTCGGGAAGGCGAAAAAAATAAGAAATCGGGTACGTTCTTATTTTACAGGCGCACATGATACTAAAACAACGCGACTGGTCAGTGAAATTGTTGATTTTGAATATATTGTCACAACAAGTGAAATAGAGTCATTGTTGTTGGAGTTAAACTTAATTAAAAAATATCAACCTCGTTACAATATTTTGTTGAAAGATGATAAAAGTTATCCATTCATAAAAATCACAAAAGAACGCTATCCGAAATTAATTGTAACGAGGACGGTACGAAAAGGGAGTGGTAAATACTTCGGACCGTATCCTAACGCTTACTCTGCGCATGAAACGAAAAAATTGTTAGACCGTATTTATCCATTCCGTAAGTGTGACAAAATGCCTGACCGCTTATGCCTTTATTATCATATTGGGCAATGTTTAGGTCCTTGTGTATATCCAGTAGACACATCGGAATATACGCGTATGGCTAAAGAGATTTCAGAATTTTTAAGTGGTGAAGATAAAACGATTTTAAACCATTTAGAAGAAAAAATGGTAACGGCGAGTGAAAATCTTGAGTTTGAACAAGCAAAAGAATATCGAGACTTAATTCAACATGTCAATAATCTAACAAAAAAACAAAAAATCATGTCCGCAGATCAAACGATTCGGGACGTCTTTGGTTATCATGTCTATAAAGGTTGGATGTGCATTCAAGTTTTCTTTATTAGACAAGGCAATCTTATTGAACGAGAGGCGACGATGTTTCCATTGCAACAAACGGCTGAAGAAGAATTTTACACTTTCATTGGTCAGTTTTATCAGCTGAATCAACATTTTTTACCTAAGGAAGTGCATGTACCGACATCACTTGATGTTGAAATGATTCACTCCGTCGTCGATACCAAAATAGTGACGCCTCAGCGTGGTCAGAAAAAACAACTCGTTGATATGGCGAATAAAAATGCACGAATTTCTTTAGAAAATAAATTTGAATTGATTGCTCGAGATGAATCACGGACGATTCACGCTATTGAACAATTGGGGGATGCAATGGGAATCCAAACGCCTATTCGAATTGAAGCATTTGATAACTCAAACATCCAAGGGGTCGATCCTGTTTCAGCCATGGTCAGTTTTGTAGATGGTAAGCCGGATAAAAAGGGATACCGTAAATATAAAATTAAAACCGTTCAGGGACCGAATGACTATCAATCCATGCAAGAGGCTGTTAGACGACGATACACTCGTGTGTTAAATGAAGGTTTACCGCTACCCGATTTAATCATTGTAGACGGTGGGAAAGGCCATATGTCGAGTGTTGCGGATGTTCTCGAAAATGAGCTAGGTTTAGATGTACCGATTGCAGGACTCGTCAAAAATGAGAAACATCAAACGTCTGAACTATTATATGGTGAGTCCGCACAAGTCATTCCATTGAAGAAAAATAGTCAAGCTTTCTATTTGTTACAGCGTATTCAAGACGAGGTCCATCGATTCGCCATCACGTTTCACCGTCAAACACGTCAAAAAACAGGCTTACATTCTATTTTGGACGAGATTGAAGGCATTGGGCCGAAACGTAAAACAAAATTATTAAGAACATTTGGTTCAATCAAGAAAATGAGAGAAGCTTCTATTGAGGCATTTCAAGCGGCAGGGTTACCACAAAAAACAGCCAAGGTGCTATTTGAAACATTACAGGAAGAAAAGTAG
- a CDS encoding succinate dehydrogenase cytochrome b558 subunit, with protein MAQSKNQFYLRRLHSLLGVIPLGGFLLVHLMVNHQATQGVEAFNKAAAFMESLPFLYALEIIMIYIPILYHAVYGVHIAFTASHNIGHHSYMRNWMFLFQRISGILTFIFVMIHLWQTRIQKFFGQEVNFDMVHDVVSNPFWLIFYIVCIIAVVFHFSNGLWSFLVTWGILQSPKSQKVFTWISLVIFVVVSYIGVSAILAFV; from the coding sequence TTGGCACAATCAAAGAACCAATTCTACCTTAGACGTTTACATTCGTTACTCGGTGTCATTCCATTAGGTGGCTTTTTACTCGTTCATTTAATGGTGAATCACCAAGCTACACAAGGGGTAGAAGCATTTAATAAAGCAGCAGCATTTATGGAGTCGTTACCATTTCTCTATGCTTTAGAGATTATCATGATATACATCCCGATTTTATATCATGCAGTGTATGGTGTACATATTGCATTTACTGCAAGTCATAACATAGGACATCACTCTTATATGCGCAACTGGATGTTCTTATTTCAACGTATTTCGGGTATTTTAACGTTTATTTTCGTTATGATTCACTTATGGCAAACACGTATTCAGAAGTTTTTTGGTCAAGAAGTGAATTTTGACATGGTTCATGATGTTGTTTCGAATCCATTTTGGTTGATTTTCTATATTGTATGTATTATTGCGGTTGTATTCCATTTCTCAAATGGCTTATGGTCATTCTTAGTGACTTGGGGTATTTTACAATCACCAAAATCACAAAAAGTGTTTACTTGGATTTCTTTGGTGATTTTCGTTGTAGTTTCTTACATTGGTGTAAGTGCAATTTTAGCTTTCGTATAA
- the sdhA gene encoding succinate dehydrogenase flavoprotein subunit codes for MAEKKIIVVGGGLAGLMSTIKAAEQGAHVDLFSIVPVKRSHSVCAQGGINGAVNTKGEGDSPWVHFDDTVYGGDFLADQPPVKAMTEAAPQIIHLLDRMGVMFNRTKEGLLDFRRFGGTLYHRTAFAGATTGQQLLYALDEQVRSYEVDGLVTKYEGWEFLGIVKDDDNAARGIVAQNITTSEIQSFGSDAVIMATGGPGIIFGKTTNSMINTGSAASIVYQQGVKYGNGEFIQIHPTAIPGDDKLRLMSESARGEGGRIWTYKDGKPWYFLEEKYPDYGNLVPRDIATREIFDVCVNQKLGINGENMVYLDLSHKDPHELDVKLGGIIEIYEKFTGDDPRKVPMKIFPAVHYSMGGLYVDYDQMTNIEGLFAAGECDFSQHGGNRLGANSLLSAIYGGSVAGPNAVKYVENIEKSYVDMDDSMYQKRVDEEQARFDQLLNMKGTENAYKLHRELGEIMTANVTVVRHNDKLLETDKKIVELMKRYQDIDMEDTSQWSNQAVFFTRQLWNMLVLARVITIGAYNRNESRGAHYKPEFPERNDDEWLKHTIAEYKGPDAAPEFTYKPVDVSLIPPRKRDYTSKSKGGKK; via the coding sequence ATGGCAGAGAAGAAAATTATTGTTGTCGGTGGCGGCCTCGCCGGTTTAATGTCAACAATTAAAGCAGCGGAACAAGGGGCGCATGTTGATTTATTCTCCATTGTTCCAGTTAAACGCTCTCACTCAGTTTGTGCACAGGGTGGTATTAACGGAGCGGTAAATACAAAAGGTGAAGGTGACTCTCCATGGGTTCACTTTGATGACACTGTATATGGTGGTGACTTTTTAGCGGATCAGCCACCTGTTAAAGCGATGACCGAGGCTGCACCACAAATTATTCACTTATTAGATCGTATGGGTGTTATGTTTAACCGTACAAAAGAAGGTCTTTTAGATTTCCGTCGTTTCGGAGGTACATTGTACCATAGAACGGCTTTTGCAGGTGCGACGACAGGGCAACAATTACTGTACGCCTTGGACGAACAAGTCCGTAGTTATGAAGTAGACGGTCTTGTAACGAAATATGAAGGATGGGAATTTTTAGGTATCGTCAAAGATGATGACAATGCGGCACGTGGTATTGTCGCTCAAAATATTACAACATCAGAAATTCAATCATTTGGTTCTGATGCGGTTATTATGGCAACAGGTGGCCCAGGTATCATCTTTGGTAAAACGACAAACTCTATGATTAACACAGGATCTGCAGCTTCCATTGTTTATCAACAAGGGGTTAAATATGGAAATGGTGAGTTTATTCAAATCCATCCAACTGCAATTCCAGGGGATGACAAACTCCGTCTCATGAGTGAATCAGCACGTGGTGAAGGTGGACGAATTTGGACTTACAAAGATGGTAAACCTTGGTATTTCTTAGAAGAAAAATATCCTGACTATGGTAACCTTGTCCCTCGTGATATTGCGACACGTGAAATTTTTGATGTTTGTGTGAATCAAAAATTGGGCATCAATGGTGAGAACATGGTGTATCTAGATTTATCACATAAAGATCCACATGAACTAGACGTTAAGTTAGGCGGTATTATTGAGATTTATGAAAAGTTCACTGGTGATGACCCTCGAAAAGTACCGATGAAAATTTTCCCAGCTGTACACTACTCAATGGGTGGATTATACGTTGATTACGACCAAATGACCAACATTGAGGGCTTATTTGCAGCAGGTGAATGCGACTTTTCGCAACATGGAGGAAACCGCTTAGGTGCAAACTCACTCTTATCTGCAATATATGGAGGTAGCGTTGCAGGTCCTAACGCAGTGAAATATGTTGAAAATATCGAGAAATCATATGTGGATATGGATGATTCAATGTACCAAAAACGTGTGGATGAAGAACAGGCACGTTTTGATCAACTATTGAATATGAAAGGGACTGAAAACGCTTATAAATTGCATCGTGAACTAGGTGAAATTATGACAGCAAATGTAACGGTTGTCCGTCATAATGATAAATTGTTAGAAACGGATAAGAAAATTGTTGAATTAATGAAACGTTATCAAGATATTGATATGGAAGACACTTCGCAATGGAGTAACCAAGCTGTGTTCTTTACACGTCAATTATGGAACATGCTTGTGTTAGCACGTGTCATTACTATCGGTGCCTATAATCGTAATGAGTCTCGTGGCGCACACTACAAGCCAGAATTCCCAGAAAGAAATGACGATGAGTGGTTAAAACATACAATTGCTGAATATAAAGGGCCTGATGCGGCGCCAGAATTCACATATAAGCCGGTTGACGTGAGCTTAATCCCACCTCGTAAACGTGACTACACAAGTAAGTCAAAAGGGGGTAAAAAATAA
- the sdhB gene encoding succinate dehydrogenase iron-sulfur subunit: MAETQVKQQNQTNPTNKTIKLIIKRQKDQNSTPYEEGFEIPYRENMNVIAALMEIRRNPVNDKGEKTTPITWDMSCLEEVCGACSMVINGKARQSCSAIIDQLEQPIRLEPMNTFPVIRDLQVDRTRMFDNLKRMKAWIPIDGTYDLGPGPRMPEKKRQTAYELSKCMTCGVCLEVCPNVTKTNDFVGAQAISQVRLFNLHPTGAMTKDERLNALMDQGGLQACGNSQNCVQACPKGIPLTTSIAALNRETSFHMFKSFFGSDHEVE; encoded by the coding sequence ATGGCTGAAACACAAGTAAAACAACAAAATCAAACGAATCCTACCAATAAAACAATCAAATTAATTATTAAACGTCAAAAAGATCAAAACTCAACACCTTATGAGGAAGGGTTTGAAATTCCTTATCGCGAGAACATGAATGTCATTGCGGCATTAATGGAAATTCGTCGTAACCCGGTTAATGATAAAGGTGAAAAAACAACACCGATTACATGGGATATGAGTTGCTTAGAAGAAGTTTGTGGTGCATGCTCGATGGTCATTAATGGTAAGGCAAGACAATCATGTTCGGCAATTATTGACCAACTTGAACAACCGATTCGTTTAGAACCGATGAATACATTCCCGGTCATTCGTGATTTACAAGTGGATCGGACACGTATGTTCGATAACTTAAAACGTATGAAAGCATGGATACCTATCGATGGAACTTATGACTTAGGCCCTGGTCCACGTATGCCAGAGAAAAAGCGCCAAACCGCATATGAATTATCAAAATGTATGACATGTGGTGTTTGTTTAGAAGTGTGTCCTAACGTTACCAAAACAAATGATTTTGTAGGCGCACAAGCTATTTCACAAGTCCGTTTATTTAACTTACATCCGACGGGAGCGATGACAAAAGATGAACGTTTAAATGCATTGATGGATCAAGGTGGCTTACAGGCATGTGGGAACTCACAAAACTGTGTTCAAGCTTGTCCTAAAGGTATTCCATTGACAACTTCGATTGCAGCGTTGAACCGTGAGACATCTTTTCATATGTTTAAATCATTTTTTGGGTCAGATCATGAAGTTGAATAA